The genomic segment ACAGGTGCATTACGGCTAGGCCTACCCACACCCTGCACCACGGTTTATTTAGATCCACCTACTTACGTTGGTAACTCGGGATAAATGGCTGATACATTGTCCCTAAAAACAGCCATTTGCCTCTAGCCAAACTGCCGTTGATAACCGTAAAGGTTGCTCAGGGGGCTACATGGAAAGCTGATGAACGTGGTTTGATGATCCCTCAGGTTGTGTAGGATAGTTTGGCGTTTGCAGAGTCATGCTTTTGAGAGCTAACCCAGGGCTCCATCCTCCTCATGGTGAGAATGTCATAGCATGGGAGAGATGGGGAACAAGAATAGACTTGCCGCAGATGGACAGAAAGCGATCGAGCATAGAATCTTGCATGAGATGCCTAAAGGCGATCGCCTGTCTCTGCATCAAATAGGTAAAACCGATGCATATCCATCACCATCGTCACCGACTCCCCAATCTGTAGGCGGCTGCGTGGATCTACCCGGGCAACCAAATCTTGTCCATCGGTTGTTGTGAGGTAAAGGATAATCTCGTTGCCCATCCGTTCGATGACGGAGATGGTAGTTGGCACTGGTAGCGGCACAATACCAGGCGGCACATAGTCGGGCACATGCAGGCTTTCTGGACGAATCCCAAAGAGGATCGGGCGATCGCGGTAGGGGGCATAGGCAGCGCAACGATCGGTGGGGATGGGAAGCTGAAACGCATCGGTGGCGATCGCAAGTTCATCTCCTTCACCCACTAATCGAGCCTTGAGAAAGTTCATCGCCGGACTGCCCATAAATCCTGCTACAAAAGTATTGCGCGGTTCGTCATAAAGGGTTTGAGGGGTGCCAACCTGTTGCAAAATTCCCTGATTCATCACGGCAATCCGGGAGCCAAGAGTCATAGCCTCTACCTGATCATGGGTGACATAGACAAACGTGGTGCCCAATTGACGGTGTAGCTTACTTAACTCCGTGCGGGCCTGCACACGTAGCTTTGCATCCAGATTGGATAACGGTTCATCCATCAAAAATACCGACGGATTACGCACAATGGCGCGCCCCACCGCCACCCGCTGCCGCTGTCCTCCAGACAATTGTCGCGGACGGCGATCGAGTAGAGGCTCAATATCTAACTGTTGAGCAGCGCTATGGATGCGTTGAGTAATCTCTGACTTAGGCACTTTCTGCAGTTGCAGGCTAAAGGCCATATTTTCAAACACAGTCATGTGGGGATAGAGCGCATAGGATTGAAACACCATAGCGATATCTCGTTCCCGTGCCGGCACATCGTTCATGCGCTGTTCATCAATATAAAGGTTGCCTTGGCTAATGTCTTCTAACCCAGCCAACATCCGCAGAGACGTAGTTTTTCCACAGCCCGATGGCCCAACCAGGACTAAAAATTCTCCATCGGCAATGTCTAAGTTCAGTTCCTTCACAGCAAAGGAACTGCCATACCGCTTACTAACCGATTCAAACCTAACGTTAGACATAAATTCAGCTCAATGAGTATTCCGTCGATTTACGCTTATTGACAGCCATACTGGTTTTGGCAGGAGGCGATCGCTTCAGGACAGGTTTCTGCTTCCACCTCGACATTTAACAGGATATTTAAATGTGTCAAGATTAGCTACCCATGACCTTCATAGCATGATGGAGTTAGCAATCCTGAGGCTTAAAGTAGGCATAAACGAACATTAATGATGCTGTGGAAAGATGTTGTGGGCAAGCATTGAGTGCCAATCCAAACAGGGTAACCATGCTTGGTATGGTGATGCGTTGTAGGTTGAGCCGCTCTTGGCTGTCCCATCCCACAAACTAGCATCTTTCAATGGGCAGATATGAGAACACACCGATGGTTTAGACGGGATATGGTGGCGGTGGCGGCAATGTTGATAGCCGTTTCCCTGATGGCACAAGCCTGCGGCACACCGGATGCAGGCACCCAGGATGAGTCTACGCAAGACGTTACCGAGCAGACTGATGGGGCAGCCATTCCCGTACGTATGTGGATTGCATTTACAGACTATCGACTGGATTGGGCGCGGGAAAAGGCGGCAGAGTTTAATCAACTCTATCCTGAGTATGAGGTCATCATTGATGGTTACCCAGATTATGAAACCTTGTTTGACGCTGCCCTCCTAGCCTCTGAGCAGGGCAATCCTCCTGCCATCATGCATTTCTTTGAAGCAG from the Candidatus Obscuribacterales bacterium genome contains:
- a CDS encoding ABC transporter ATP-binding protein, which gives rise to MSNVRFESVSKRYGSSFAVKELNLDIADGEFLVLVGPSGCGKTTSLRMLAGLEDISQGNLYIDEQRMNDVPARERDIAMVFQSYALYPHMTVFENMAFSLQLQKVPKSEITQRIHSAAQQLDIEPLLDRRPRQLSGGQRQRVAVGRAIVRNPSVFLMDEPLSNLDAKLRVQARTELSKLHRQLGTTFVYVTHDQVEAMTLGSRIAVMNQGILQQVGTPQTLYDEPRNTFVAGFMGSPAMNFLKARLVGEGDELAIATDAFQLPIPTDRCAAYAPYRDRPILFGIRPESLHVPDYVPPGIVPLPVPTTISVIERMGNEIILYLTTTDGQDLVARVDPRSRLQIGESVTMVMDMHRFYLFDAETGDRL